One genomic segment of Ricinus communis isolate WT05 ecotype wild-type chromosome 5, ASM1957865v1, whole genome shotgun sequence includes these proteins:
- the LOC8287754 gene encoding uncharacterized protein LOC8287754 — translation MASAQCCKPVEKTCSQGQQQNHSLGQKVSEMVGSVFKKDQTHCSGQTTISSGTNNGHGKAKNHTTCNRQEGQGHAHELSGTATCDTNCNRKTRRHNGEHKRRGLLQKIKDGISGNSDSDSSCSESDSDDEKCGRKKN, via the exons ATGGCCTCAGCCCAATGCTGTAAACCAGTTGAGAAAACATGCAGTCAAGGGCAGCAGCAAAACCACTCACTAGGACAAAAGGTGTCTGAAATGGTTGGCTCTGTCTTCAAGAAAGATCAGACTCATTGCTCTGGCCAAACTACCATTTCTAGTGGCACTAACAATGGCCATGGCAAAGCCAAGAATCACACCACGTGCAATAGGCAAGAAGGTCAAGGCCATGCCCATGAACTGTCTGGAACTGCTACTTGTGATACAAACTGCAACAGAAAGACCAGGAGGCACAATGGAGAGCACAAGAGGAGGGGTCTGCTGCAGAAGATCAAAGATGGCATTTCTGGCAATAGTGACAGTGACAGCAGCTGCAGCGAGAGCGACAGTGACGATGAGAAGTGTGGAAGGAAGAAG AATTAA
- the LOC8287759 gene encoding uncharacterized protein LOC8287759 — MAANLAVTVTSATFFFLFAFAYALDLPEISPVSTTSYDHNLVTLPDSDPKTTTTIILPSEKPETEPATFVDLEPEDTEIPKLSETESKQEKTEPALTDSVPLTVITFRPINRHIARRSVNPFRRGRGCHGRHHHHFNQFKIKNAQDQGQRSYGDDMIISGGEYLGSDRRVPARWAKFNHGGHGFSFTNEEDKRNEMNDRPRHHHHHHHHHRHEEEEGEVKDHKHEYYKGGFMKRIRKFLNNF, encoded by the coding sequence ATGGCTGCAAACCTCGCCGTCACCGTTACCTCtgctactttttttttcttgttcgCCTTCGCTTATGCTCTAGATCTACCAGAAATTAGCCCAGTCTCTACCACTAGCTATGATCATAATTTAGTTACCTTACCAGATTCTGATCCCAAGACCACAACTACCATCATTCTCCCTAGCGAAAAACCTGAAACCGAACCCGCCACTTTTGTTGATCTTGAACCAGAAGATACCGAAATCCCCAAATTATCGGAAACGGAGTCAAAACAGGAGAAAACAGAGCCTGCTCTGACCGACTCAGTACCATTAACGGTAATAACTTTCCGTCCAATCAACCGACATATTGCTAGACGCTCGGTCAATCCGTTTCGTCGTGGCCGCGGATGCCACGGACGCCATCACCACCACTTTAACCAGTTCAAGATAAAGAATGCTCAAGATCAAGGTCAACGATCATATGGTGATGACATGATTATATCAGGAGGTGAGTATTTAGGTTCTGATCGTCGGGTTCCGGCAAGGTGGGCCAAGTTTAACCACGGCGGACATGGGTTTTCGTTTACAAATGAGGAGGATAAGAGGAACGAGATGAACGACAGGCCACGTCAccatcaccaccaccaccaccatcacCGCCATGAGGAGGAGGAAGGAGAAGTGAAGGACCATAAGCATGAGTATTATAAGGGTGGATTTATGAAGAGGATCCGTAAGTTCTTGAACAACTTTTGA
- the LOC8287760 gene encoding probable polygalacturonase, producing the protein MSPSSLLPLSLCFSILMIYSTVAHGVETCSGIVPMRYRNDKISIADFGGVGDGKTVNTKAFRAAIYRIQHLKRRGGTLLYIPPGVFLTGSFNLTSHMTLYLARGAIIKATQDTWNWPLIAPLPSYGRGRERLGGRYMSFIHGDGLHDVVITGENGTIDGQGDIWWNMWRQRTLQFTRPNLVEFLNSRGIIISNVIFQNSPFWNIHPVYCSNVVIRFVTILAPHDSPNTDGIDPDSSSNVCIEDSYISTGDDLVAVKSGWDEYGIAYGRPSSHITIRRITGSSPFAGIAVGSETSGGVEHVLAENINLYDMGVGLHVKTNIGRGGFIRNITFSDVYMKNARKGIKIAGDVGDHPDDNYNPNALPVVKGIIFRGVWGENVLQPGAIQGLKSSPFTGICLSNINLHGVPGPRSTPWKCSDVSGAALEVSPFPCSELATTHQTGSCSDHI; encoded by the exons ATGTCCCCGTCCTCGCTGCTCCCACTTTCTCTTTGCTTTTCCATATTGATGATTTACTCGACGGTTGCCCACGGAGTGGAGACTTGCTCCGGGATAGTACCCATGAGGTATAGGAATGATAAGATTTCGATAGCCGACTTCGGCGGCGTCGGTGATGGAAAAACGGTGAACACGAAGGCGTTTAGAGCAGCGATTTATAGGATTCAGCATTTAAAAAGGAGAGGTGGCACGCTGCTTTATATACCTCCTGGTGTTTTTTTAACTGGAAGCTTTAATTTGACTAGTCACATGACTCTTTACTTGGCTAGAGGTGCTATTATTAAGGCTACTCag GATACTTGGAATTGGCCTTTAATTGCTCCTTTGCCATCTTATGGAAGAGGAAGGGAGCGTCTTGGTGGGAGGTATATGAGCTTTATTCATGGAGATGGGCTTCATGATGTGGTAATCACAG gTGAGAATGGGACAATTGATGGGCAAGGAGATATCTGGTGGAACATGTGGAGGCAGAGAACTCTCCAATTTACAAGGCCTAATCTTGTTGAGTTCCTAAATTCAAGAGGCATAATCATATCCAATGTGATTTTCCAGAACTCTCCCTTTTGGAACATTCATCCTGTTTATTGCAG CAATGTTGTTATCCGGTTTGTTACCATATTGGCTCCACATGATTCTCCAAATACTGATGGAATTGATCCAG ATTCGAGCTCGAACGTGTGCATAGAGGATTCATACATTTCTACTGGAGATGATCTTGTCGCTGTGAAAAGTGGGTGGGACGAATATGGGATTGCTTATGGTCGGCCAAGCTCTCACATCACAATCCGACGGATAACAGGATCATCTCCATTTGCTGGAATTGCAGTTGGAAGTGAAACCTCTGGTGGGGTAGAGCATGTCTTGGCAGAGAACATTAACCTCTATGATATGGGAGTGGGCTTACATGTGAAAACAAACATCGGTAGGGGAGGGTTCATAAGAAACATCACCTTTTCTGATGTCTATATGAAAAATGCGCGAAAAGGGATAAAGATAGCAGGTGATGTTGGGGATCACCCAGATGACAACTACAACCCAAATGCTCTCCCAGTTGTTAAAGGCATCATATTTAGAGGTGTTTGGGGTGAGAATGTTCTGCAGCCGGGTGCCATACAGGGTCTGAAGAGCTCTCCTTTTACTGGTATTTGTCTGTCCAATATCAACCTTCATGGTGTGCCAGGACCAAGATCGACTCCATGGAAGTGCTCTGACGTAAGTGGGGCTGCTCTTGAGGTAAGCCCATTTCCATGTTCTGAATTAGCCACAACACATCAGACTGGTTCATGTTCTGATCATATTTGA
- the LOC8287756 gene encoding KAT8 regulatory NSL complex subunit 3 — protein sequence MDEASSPPSKRRRKNPTIITSDMSSSPSPVVVFAHGAGAPSSSDWMIKWKEMLKNALNAVQVVTFDYPYFSGGKKRVPPKAEKLVGFHKDIVKNTVAKYPGHHLILAGKSMGSRVSCMVAAEDDITASAIICLGYPLKDMNGAVRDDTLLQLDIPVLFVQGSKDGLCPLEKLEAVRKKMKSHNELHVIDGGDHSFKIAKKHQTKGSSQDDAEDLAVEAVALFVSKYLRGK from the exons ATGGATGAGGCTTCTTCACCTCCGTCCAAGCGAAGGAGAAAGAACCCAACAATAATTACGAGTGACATGTCATCATCGCCGTCACCGGTAGTCGTCTTTGCTCACGGCGCCGGTGCTCCTTCTTCTTCCGATTGGATGATCAA ATGGAAGGAAATGTTGAAAAATGCTTTAAATGCAGTTCAAGTGGTAACATTTGATTATCCAT ATTTTTCTGGTGGAAAAAAGAGGGTTCCTCCAAAAGCAGAGAAATTGGTGGGGTTTCACAAAGATATTGTGAAAAATACTGTTGCTAAATACCCTGGACATCACTTAATTTTGGCTGGAAAATCAATGGGTTCTAG AGTAAGCTGTATGGTTGCTGCTGAGGATGATATTACAGCGTCCGCAATTATTTGCTTGGGATACCCACTtaag GACATGAATGGAGCTGTGAGGGATGATACACTCTTGCAACTTGACATACCTGTATTATTTGTACAG GGTAGCAAAGATGGGCTTTGTCCTCTCGAAAAGTTGGAAGCTGTTCGCAAGAAGATGAAGTCACACAACGAGTTACATGTGATTGATGGTGGTGACCATTCTTTCAAGATTGCAAAGAAGCATCAAACAAAGGGGTCATCCCAAGACGATGCTGAAGATCTTGCTGTTGAGGCTGTTGCATTATTTGTTTCCAAGTATCTTAGAGGAAAGTGA
- the LOC125370037 gene encoding secreted RxLR effector protein 161-like, translating to MEDCNAVSNPIVPGFKISKDEHGVAIDNTFYKQMVGSLIYLISTRPDLMYAVSLVSRYMFQPIKLHLMAAKRVLRYVKRTTNLGILYQRKASGMLTAYTNTDYARCLKDRKSTTGYVFLMSSEAVGWTSRKQPIVTLSTKDAEYVAAATCACQAMWMKMVLKRLGCSEECTTIFCDNSSTIKLSKNPVMHKRSKHIAIRFHFLRDLYNEGAVLLVHCGSQDQVADILTKPLKLEQFQKLRDLLGVCEMP from the coding sequence ATGGAGGACTGTAATGCTGTCTCAAATCCTATAGTTCCTGGTTTTAAAATTTCGAAAGATGAGCATGGAGTTGCGATTGACAACACTTTTTACAAACAAATGGTTGGAAGTTTGATTTATCTAATATCGACTCGTCCAGATTTGATGTATGCAGTAAGCTTAGTTAGTAGGTACATGTTTCAACCTATAAAGCTTCATCTCATGGCTGCAAAAAGGGTGTTAAGGTATGTAAAAAGAACTACTAATCTTGGCATCTTATATCAAAGGAAGGCAAGTGGCATGTTGACTGCCTATACTAACACTGACTATGCTAGATGTTTGAAAGATAGGAAAAGTACTACAGGATATGTGTTTTTAATGAGTTCAGAGGCAGTAGGTTGGACATCTAGAAAACAGCCAATTGTGACGTTATCAACAAAGGACGCGGAATATGTAGCCGCAGCAACATGTGCCTGTCAAGCGATGTGGATGAAGATGGTTCTTAAAAGACTTGGCTGCAGCGAAGAATGCACAACTATTTTCTGTGACAACAGTTCCACAATAAAGCTGTCCAAAAACCCAGTAATGCACAAGAGGAGTAAGCATATTGCAATTCGATTCCATTTCCTAAGGGATTTGTATAATGAAGGTGCAGTCCTTTTAGTTCATTGTGGTTCACAAGATCAAGTTGCGGATATTCTAACTAAGCCTCTCAAGCTAGAACAATTTCAGAAGCTTAGAGATTTACTTGGAGTATGTGAAATGCCATAA
- the LOC8287757 gene encoding subtilisin-like protease SBT2.5 — MGSVRKETFFVFMNYDPEYERLRADRTKRGANELDLYLSRKHDELLANTLEHGSYKKTLSLVIVDGFAVEITEEQADVLRSANGVRVVEKNEEVA; from the exons ATGGGAAGTGTTAGAAAGGAGACATTCTTTGTTTTCATGAACTATGATCCTGAATATGAACGCCTTCGCGCTGATCG aacaAAGAGAGGAGCAAATGAGCTCGATTTATACCTAAGTAGAAAGCATGACGAGTTATTGGCAAACACCCTTGAGCATGGCAGCTACAAGAAAACGCTTTCTTTGGTCATTGTTGATGGGTTCGCAGTCGAAATCACAGAAGAGCAG GCCGATGTGCTTAGATCTGCCAATGGAGTGAGAGTGGTGGAGAAGAATGAAGAAGTTGCTTAG
- the LOC8287758 gene encoding probable inactive receptor kinase At3g08680 — MLSRALEAKPRWSPSPRYGDNISCKLGSILEYSDEDCLVGFIDDMPLVFCGNNTESHLTLREILRASVAVMGESRLGMTEKAVLLEGKIYAVKRFRNVCVGRREFGKRVERLARVSQKCDYLVPVRAYLYAKRIKFVLSEYYPMGSLADLLSAGRQFGHTALDWHQRLMIALDIARAIAFVHTQCPPYEKKMQMNVHGNIKASNVMINSNFSACLSDYGLAQLAEIEEVSDTWQRKPPPYMQPEYIYSDECCQKSDIYNFGIILLDMLGGPMNCIIERKEEIKRGKIQFFEFSVQGKEKQQALKVLDIALACKNVSPDARPSIEQILEYFGDVISTK, encoded by the exons ATGTTATCTAGAGCACTAGAAGCAAAACCTAGATGGAGCCCTAGTCCTAGATATGGAGATAATATCAGCTGCAAACTGGGCTCCATTCTTGAATATTCTGATGAAGATTGTTTGGTGGGTTTTATAGATGATATGCCTTTGGTTTTCTGTGGGAATAATACTGAATCCCACTTGACTTTAAGAGAGATTTTAAGGGCATCTGTTGCTGTCATGGGAGAAAGCCGTTTAGGCATGACTGAAAAGGCTGTTTTGTTAGAAGGAAAGATCTACGCAGTTAAGAGGTTTAGAAACGTTTGTGTCGGTAGACGTGAGTTTGGAAAGAGAGTTGAAAGGTTGGCTCGAGTTAGCCAAAAATGTGACTATCTTGTTCCTGTTCGTGCTTATCTTTATGCTAAGAGGATCAAGTTTGTTCTTTCTGAGTATTATCCTATGGGAAGTCTGGCTGACTTGCTTTCTG CGGGAAGGCAATTTGGTCACACTGCCTTGGATTGGCATCAAAGGCTAATGATAGCTCTAGACATTGCACGAGCAATTGCTTTCGTCCACACACAATGTCCTccatatgaaaagaaaatgcagaTGAATGTGCACGGTAATATAAAAGCCTCTAACGTCATGATAAATAGCAACTTTTCTGCGTGCCTGTCCGATTATGGGTTGGCTCAGTTGGCAGAAATCGAGGAAGTTTCCGATACATGGCAGAGGAAGCCACCGCCATATATGCAGCCAGAATATATTTACAGCGATGAATGTTGTCAAAAGAGTGATATTTACAATTTTGGGATAATATTGCTGGACATGCTAGGAGGACCAATGAACTGCATAatagaaaggaaagaagagaTTAAAAGAGGTAAAATTCagttttttgaattttctgTGCAGGGGAAAGAAAAGCAGCAGGCATTGAAAGTCTTGGATATTGCATTGGCATGCAAAAACGTATCGCCTGATGCTAGACCTTCAATAGAACAAATACTAGAATATTTTGGAGATGTTATAAGTaccaaataa